The DNA window ACGCTCGGGAACGCGTATGTGACATTGTTCGCACCGATACTCGCCATCCGGATCTGGAAGGCGCGGCTGTTCGCCAGCGCGATTGCCTCGAGGCCCATCGCATTTCCGGTGTTGTAGTAGTCGATGAAACTACGCGGCTGGTCGAGGCCACCGGGCAGTCCGCTGCCTGCGAAGACCCACACACGAGTGCCGTTGTCGCGAAGGCGAGGTGCGAACACGAACGGGTCGTTGCGCAACCACGCCGAGTTCCACGGCGGTCCCCACATGGCGTCGATGTTGTAGCGGCCCGAGTCGAGGAGTGCGAGGCGCATCGCCTCACGCATGCCCGGTGCCGAGATGTTCAGGTAGCCCGAGAGTGAACCCGCATACGAGAACTGTTCCGGGTGGTAGGCAGCCAGAGTCAGTGCCGCGCTGCCGCCCATCGAGATGCCGACGACGCCGTTGCGGTTCGGGTTGAAGCCGAGCCGGTTCTGCAGGTTGTTACGCAGGTCCTGGGTGAGGAATGTTTCCCACTTGTACGTCGTCTGCTGGCCGTTGAAGTTCGAGGGTGCGTACCAGTCCGAGTAGAAGCTCGACTGTCCACCGACAGGCTGAACGACGTTGATGTTCCAGGATGCGAGGTACGCACCGGCGTCGGTCTCGTGCTCCCAGCCGGAGATGTCGTTGGTGGCACGCAGTCCGTCGAGCAGGTACACGACACGGTTGGTGTTGCCGTCGGCCGCACGCCAGATCCGGCTCTTGATCGGACCCATGCTCGAGTCGGTCCAGAAGTCCTGAGCACCCGGATCGAACGCCGCATTGGCCGTCGCACCCGTCCCGACCACTGCAAGACCGAGCGGCAGAGCCACAGCCATCACCAGAGACGTGAGTATCCGGCGGAAGCGCCCCCTGGCACTCTTGTTCTTTCTACCCAGCATGCATTTGACCTCTCAGCAGTGTCGGTACGCCGCAGAACCTGCAGCGCACCCGTTTCAGCGGTATGAACCCGGCGCGAGAGCCAGAGCAGTCACACATATCTTTCGCATACATCGACCCGAAGGCGACTTCCGTTACGCAAACGAGATATCCCATCTTGGAGACAGAACGGTATCGACGCAACTTCGGAACAGCAGCGTTTCGGAACAGCAGCGATTCGAAAGAGCAGCGCTCAATTATCACCTTCCACGATCGGCGGCTCGAGACCACATCGCTGTAATTCGTATTCGGGGACGCGGTCGAAACGATATCCCGCATAGAAGAGCGACCGCTTGACGTTTCTGACGAACAATTCTTTCGTCAGCGGCGCCCGGTACGAGGCAATCAATTCCTGCGTGTCAGGGCACGCCAGCGCAGCTCGCGCCTCTGTCACCCAGTCCTCGTCCATGTACCAGGGCAGGTACGGGTGCACCCCGACCAAACCGAGGTCCGCGACCACCCAGTCCGGATACAGATTCTTGTCGTGCCCGATTCGCCCGTTCTCGAGGCGCTCGGTGTGCGAAGCGAGCGGGTACGCCAGACCCATCTGATCGATGACTCGAACGTCGAGCCCCACGTTCATGCTCGTCATGCCCAGATTCAGGAAGAACACGGTGTGACCGGCCCCACCAGGGGGGATCGGCAACGGTGGCGGCACGACGTCCCAGTAGGTGAACTGAGCGCTCGGCAACAGCAGACCACCGTCGGGAGTGTTGTCGATCGTCTCCACCATCGGACGAATACGCGGATAGTCGAGGTAGTCCGACGCCAGAATCGGATGGGCATGCCCGGTATTGAGCGCATAGAACGCTCGCTCGTCGACAATTCCCGTTTTTCCGACGATCGAGCCCTCCGGCATACCCGTGGTGTTCGCCGCGAAGAACGCCCAGATCACCGTCACGATCCACACGAAAGCGCCGACCGCGAAACCAACGATCTGCCGCATATCGGAATTCTTGGAAGGAATTGTCAGCGGAATGACGGCAACCGGAAGCAACAGTGTGAACAGTGCGGGCAGAAGCGTCCTGCCGTGCATGAAGTCGCCACCCACGCGCACCGCGTACAGCAGCGACAGAATTCCGCTGACGAAAACGAAGACGACGACCGCGCTCGGTGTGCGCAGACGACGCTGCAGTTCGCCCGCGGTCCTGGGCACCGGTCCTGTCGTGCGATGAGCTGTCGATCGAAGAGAAGTGGCGATGCCGGCAATCAGTAACAGGACCAACGGAAGCCACAGCATGTAGGGGCCGAGCAAGTTCCACAGGTAGTTCAGGCCCTGCGACCACTTGGCGCCACCGGCGTCCTTCGACACGGCAGTGTTGGGGTACGGCAGTCCGTAGTACCCCATTCGCCAGATCTGGTAGAGAACCGGCGTGGCGCCTGCGACGGCGAACACCGCGATGCGGCTGGGCCACGTCTGCGGGGCAAGGAAGATCATGACGAGCGCGAGACCGCCGATGATGACCAGTTCCGGACGGACCAGCGGCCCAAGGCCTCCCCAGAACGCAAGCAACAACAGTTCGGGTGTGCGGACCTTTCGGGTGGCCCAGCGGACCATCAGCAGCCAGAGCGCCGCGATCCAGAAGATGACCAGGCAGGTTTCGAGCCCCGACGTCGCGAAGTCCCTGGCCGGCGGCACGGCGATGTAGACCAGGACTCCGGCGGGGAGGTAGATGACCGCGCGCCCAGCGCGGGCGCCGTTTCGGCCGAATTCAGTTCCACGCTCACGGGCTTCGAGCAGGGCATAGGTCCCGAACATCGCGATGGCGACGGCAGCGGTCGACAGTACGAGCGCAATCGTGAGCACGACGTATTCGAGGCGGGCCTCGCTGAGCCAGCTGCCCGCGTAGACCAGGTAAGTCCAGATCGTGCTGGTGTTCGTCTCCACCCGCTCGCCGGCGTTGAACACCGGGCCGTTGCCTGCGAGGAGGTTTCGGACCGTCCGCAGCACGATGAGTCCGTCGTCGGCGATCCACCGTCGTTCCCATGCGCCGTACAGAAACAGCAGTGCCGATACGACGACACCGACGCCGAAGATCGACGCCGAGACTCGACGTCCGGTCAGCTCCTGTCGAGGCTTGTCCGTGATGTCGTCCGGCGTCCTGTGTTCACTACCCGGCGACGTAAACTGCGACACCGACTACTCCGATCCACGCGAGTGCAAGCACCTGCAACACCCTGTCGCCGAGCGCGATCTCTTCGGGTTCACCAGCTTCTCCACCGTCGACGTCCACCGCATAGCGAAGGATCGCGATCGTGAACGGGATCATCGAGATGGCGAACCAGTTGGAACTGGTCCCAGCGTCTTCTTGGAAAGCCCACAGCCCATAGCAAATCACGACAGCGGTCGCCGAGAGTGTCCAGACGAATCGAAGGTATGTCGTGGTGTAGTTCTCCAGCGACTTCCTGATCTTCGCGCCGGTACGTTCGGCCAGCTGCAAC is part of the Rhodococcus sovatensis genome and encodes:
- a CDS encoding alpha/beta hydrolase, producing the protein MAVALPLGLAVVGTGATANAAFDPGAQDFWTDSSMGPIKSRIWRAADGNTNRVVYLLDGLRATNDISGWEHETDAGAYLASWNINVVQPVGGQSSFYSDWYAPSNFNGQQTTYKWETFLTQDLRNNLQNRLGFNPNRNGVVGISMGGSAALTLAAYHPEQFSYAGSLSGYLNISAPGMREAMRLALLDSGRYNIDAMWGPPWNSAWLRNDPFVFAPRLRDNGTRVWVFAGSGLPGGLDQPRSFIDYYNTGNAMGLEAIALANSRAFQIRMASIGANNVTYAFPSVGTHQWGYWQEQAHIMAPDLSANIG
- the zomB gene encoding flagellar motor control protein ZomB, with the translated sequence MTGRRVSASIFGVGVVVSALLFLYGAWERRWIADDGLIVLRTVRNLLAGNGPVFNAGERVETNTSTIWTYLVYAGSWLSEARLEYVVLTIALVLSTAAVAIAMFGTYALLEARERGTEFGRNGARAGRAVIYLPAGVLVYIAVPPARDFATSGLETCLVIFWIAALWLLMVRWATRKVRTPELLLLAFWGGLGPLVRPELVIIGGLALVMIFLAPQTWPSRIAVFAVAGATPVLYQIWRMGYYGLPYPNTAVSKDAGGAKWSQGLNYLWNLLGPYMLWLPLVLLLIAGIATSLRSTAHRTTGPVPRTAGELQRRLRTPSAVVVFVFVSGILSLLYAVRVGGDFMHGRTLLPALFTLLLPVAVIPLTIPSKNSDMRQIVGFAVGAFVWIVTVIWAFFAANTTGMPEGSIVGKTGIVDERAFYALNTGHAHPILASDYLDYPRIRPMVETIDNTPDGGLLLPSAQFTYWDVVPPPLPIPPGGAGHTVFFLNLGMTSMNVGLDVRVIDQMGLAYPLASHTERLENGRIGHDKNLYPDWVVADLGLVGVHPYLPWYMDEDWVTEARAALACPDTQELIASYRAPLTKELFVRNVKRSLFYAGYRFDRVPEYELQRCGLEPPIVEGDN